A single window of Bos javanicus breed banteng chromosome 19, ARS-OSU_banteng_1.0, whole genome shotgun sequence DNA harbors:
- the ALOX12 gene encoding polyunsaturated fatty acid lipoxygenase ALOX12 isoform X1, translated as MLGHQFKTLRATRRAPSFCRCDRGETHRASVRRQNEECCIERPGQPRLHKGPLLSYLHRITYPPPTPAKRPFLEPCYCLWVLVPQKEEFEHEVPEDLGPLQFVKLRKHHSLVEDAWFCDRITVRGPGACEEAAFPCYRWVQGDGVLCLPEATARLAGNNALDVFQRHREKELKERHKIYRWATWKEGLPLTIAAGSEDDLPANMRFHEEKRLDFEWTLKAGALEMVLKRVYTLLSSWTSLEDFDLIFWGQKSPLAEKVHQCWRDDELFGYQFLNGANPMLLRRCTSLPSRLVLPSGMEELRAQLERELQNGSLFEADFILLDGIPANVIRGEKQYLAAPLVMLKMDPSGKLLPMVIQIQPPSPISPTPPLFLPSDPPLAWLLAKTWVRNSDFQLHQLQYHLLNTHLLAEVIAVATMRCLPGLHPVFKLLMPHIRYTMEINTRARTQLISDGGIFDKAVSTGGGGHVHLLRRALAQLTYRSLCPLDDLADRRLLGTPGALYACDALRLWEITARYVEGIVHLFYHGDDVVKGDPELQAWCREITEVGLRQAQERGFPVSFQSQNQLCHFLTMCVFTCTAQHGAINQGQLDWYAWVPNAPCTMRMPPPTTKEDVTMATVMGSLPDVRQACLQMAITWHLGRRQPDMVPLGHHKEKYFSDPKAKSVLNQFQTDLENLEREITARNEQLDLPYEYLKPSHIENSVTI; from the exons ATGCTAGGACATCAATTCAAGACACTGCGGGCCACGCGCCGGGCTCCCTCATTCTGCCGGTGCGATAGGGGTGAGACCCACCGCGCAAGCGTCCGGAGGCAGAACGAGGAATGCTGTATTGAGAGGCCTGGCCAACCGAGGCTACACAAAGGTCCCCTCCTCTCTTATCTCCACCGCATTACttaccccccacccaccccggcAAAACGGCCTTTCCTGGAACCCTGCTACTGTCTCTGGGTTCTGGTCCCACAGAAGGAGGAGTTTGAACACGAAGTTCCGGAGGACCTGGGGCCGTTGCAGTTCGTGAAGTTGCGCAAACACCACTCCCTGGTGGAGGACGCGTGGTTCTGCGACCGCATCACGGTGCGGGGCCCTGGAGCCTGCGAGGAGGCCGCGTTCCCGTGCTACCGCTGGGTGCAGGGTGACGGCGTGCTGTGCCTGCCAGAGGCCACCG CCCGCCTGGCAGGAAACAATGCATTGGACGTGTTCCAGAGACATCGAGAGAAGGAGCTGAAAGAAAGACATAAGATATACCG CTGGGCCACCTGGAAGGAAGGGTTACCTCTGACAATAGCTGCAGGCTCTGAAGACGATCTACCTGCAAATATGAGATTCCACGAGGAGAAGAGGCTGGACTTTGAGTGGACACTGAAGGCGGG GGCTCTGGAGATGGTCCTCAAACGTGTTTACACCCTCCTGAGCTCCTGGACCAGTCTGGAGGATTTTGATCTCATCTTCTGGGGCCAGAAGAGCCCCCTGGCTG AGAAGGTTCACCAGTGCTGGCGGGACGATGAGTTGTTTGGCTACCAGTTTCTCAATGGCGCCAACCCCATGCTGTTGAGACGCTGCACCTCTCTGCCCTCCCGGCTGGTGCTGCCCTCGGGGATGGAGGAGCTACGGGCCCAGCTGGAGAGAGAACTCCAG AACGGTTCCCTGTTTGAGGCTGATTTCATCCTCCTGGACGGAATTCCAGCCAATGTGATCCGAGGAGAGAAGCAGTACCTGGCTGCCCCCCTCGTCATGCTCAAGATGGAccccagtgggaagctgctaccCATGGTCATCCAG ATCCAGCCTCCCAGCCCCATCTCCCCGACCCCCCCATTGTTCCTGCCCTCGGATCCTCCACTTGCCTGGCTCCTGGCAAAGACCTGGGTCCGAAATTCAGATTTCCAACTGCATCAGCTCCAGTACCATCTGCTCAACACCCATCTGCTGGCTGAGGTCATCGCTGTGGCCACCATGAGGTGCCTCCCAGGGCTGCACCCTGTCTTCAAG CTCCTGATGCCACACATCCGCTACACGATGGAAATCAACACCAGGGCACGGACTCAGCTCATCTCAGACGGAGGCATATTTGATAAA GCAGTGAGCACCGGTGGAGGGGGCCATGTGCACTTGCTCCGCCGGGCCCTGGCTCAGCTGACCTACCGCTCCCTCTGTCCTCTTGACGATCTGGCTGATCGCCGCCTGCTGGGAACCCCGGGTGCTCTCTACGCCTGTGATGCTTTACGGCTCTGGGAAATCACTGCCCG GTATGTGGAGGGGATTGTCCACCTCTTCTACCATGGGGACGACGTTGTAAAAGGGGACCCTGAGCTGCAGGCCTGGTGTCGGGAGATCACTGAGGTGGGGCTGCGCCAGGCCCAGGAGCGAG gcttccctgtctccttcCAGTCCCAGAATCAACTCTGCCATTTCCTTACCATGTGTGTCTTCACGTGCACTGCTCAGCATGGGGCCATCAACCAGGGCCAG CTGGACTGGTATGCCTGGGTCCCTAATGCCCCTTGCACAATGCGGATGCCCCCACCCACCACTAAGGAAGATGTGACAATGGCCACAGTGATGGGCTCACTACCTGATGTCCGACAAGCCTGTCTTCAAATGGCCATCACATGGCATCTGGGTCGCCGTCAGCCAGACATG GTGCCTCTGGGGCATCACAAAGAAAAGTATTTCTCAGACCCCAAGGCCAAATCTGTACTAAACCAATTCCAAACAGATCTGGAAAACTTGGAAAGGGAAATTACAGCCCGCAATGAGCAACTTGACCTGCCCTATGAATACCTAAAGCCCAGCCACATAGAGAACAGCGTCACTATTTGA
- the RNASEK gene encoding ribonuclease kappa yields the protein MASLLCCGPKLAACGIVLSAWGVIMLIMLGIFFNVHSAVLIEDVPFTEKDFENGPQNIYNLYEQVSYNCFIAASLYLLLGGFSFCQVRLNKRKEYMVR from the exons ATGGCGTCGCTTCTGTGCTGTGGGCCCAAGCTGGCCGCCTGTGGCATCGTCCTCAGCGCCTGGGGAGTGATCATGTTG atAATGCTCGGAATCTTTTTCAATGTCCATTCTGCTGTGCTAATTGAGGACGTCCCCTTCACGGAGAAAGATTTTGA GAATGGCCCCCAGAACATATACAACCTTTACGAGCAAGTCAGCTACAACTGTTTCATCGCGGCGAGCCTTTACCTCCTCCTCGGAGGCTTCTCTTTCTGTCAAGTTCGGCTCAATAAGCGCAAGGAATACATGGTGCGCTAG
- the ALOX12 gene encoding polyunsaturated fatty acid lipoxygenase ALOX12 isoform X3 encodes MLGHQFKTLRATRRAPSFCRCDRGETHRASVRRQNEECCIERPGQPRLHKGPLLSYLHRITYPPPTPAKRPFLEPCYCLWVLVPQKEEFEHEVPEDLGPLQFVKLRKHHSLVEDAWFCDRITVRGPGACEEAAFPCYRWVQGDGVLCLPEATARLAGNNALDVFQRHREKELKERHKIYRWATWKEGLPLTIAAGSEDDLPANMRFHEEKRLDFEWTLKAGALEMVLKRVYTLLSSWTSLEDFDLIFWGQKSPLAEKVHQCWRDDELFGYQFLNGANPMLLRRCTSLPSRLVLPSGMEELRAQLERELQNGSLFEADFILLDGIPANVIRGEKQYLAAPLVMLKMDPSGKLLPMVIQIQPPSPISPTPPLFLPSDPPLAWLLAKTWVRNSDFQLHQLQYHLLNTHLLAEVIAVATMRCLPGLHPVFKLLMPHIRYTMEINTRARTQLISDGGIFDKAVSTGGGGHVHLLRRALAQLTYRSLCPLDDLADRRLLGTPGALYACDALRLWEITARYVEGIVHLFYHGDDVVKGDPELQAWCREITEVGLRQAQERGFPVSFQSQNQLCHFLTMCVFTCTAQHGAINQGQVPLGHHKEKYFSDPKAKSVLNQFQTDLENLEREITARNEQLDLPYEYLKPSHIENSVTI; translated from the exons ATGCTAGGACATCAATTCAAGACACTGCGGGCCACGCGCCGGGCTCCCTCATTCTGCCGGTGCGATAGGGGTGAGACCCACCGCGCAAGCGTCCGGAGGCAGAACGAGGAATGCTGTATTGAGAGGCCTGGCCAACCGAGGCTACACAAAGGTCCCCTCCTCTCTTATCTCCACCGCATTACttaccccccacccaccccggcAAAACGGCCTTTCCTGGAACCCTGCTACTGTCTCTGGGTTCTGGTCCCACAGAAGGAGGAGTTTGAACACGAAGTTCCGGAGGACCTGGGGCCGTTGCAGTTCGTGAAGTTGCGCAAACACCACTCCCTGGTGGAGGACGCGTGGTTCTGCGACCGCATCACGGTGCGGGGCCCTGGAGCCTGCGAGGAGGCCGCGTTCCCGTGCTACCGCTGGGTGCAGGGTGACGGCGTGCTGTGCCTGCCAGAGGCCACCG CCCGCCTGGCAGGAAACAATGCATTGGACGTGTTCCAGAGACATCGAGAGAAGGAGCTGAAAGAAAGACATAAGATATACCG CTGGGCCACCTGGAAGGAAGGGTTACCTCTGACAATAGCTGCAGGCTCTGAAGACGATCTACCTGCAAATATGAGATTCCACGAGGAGAAGAGGCTGGACTTTGAGTGGACACTGAAGGCGGG GGCTCTGGAGATGGTCCTCAAACGTGTTTACACCCTCCTGAGCTCCTGGACCAGTCTGGAGGATTTTGATCTCATCTTCTGGGGCCAGAAGAGCCCCCTGGCTG AGAAGGTTCACCAGTGCTGGCGGGACGATGAGTTGTTTGGCTACCAGTTTCTCAATGGCGCCAACCCCATGCTGTTGAGACGCTGCACCTCTCTGCCCTCCCGGCTGGTGCTGCCCTCGGGGATGGAGGAGCTACGGGCCCAGCTGGAGAGAGAACTCCAG AACGGTTCCCTGTTTGAGGCTGATTTCATCCTCCTGGACGGAATTCCAGCCAATGTGATCCGAGGAGAGAAGCAGTACCTGGCTGCCCCCCTCGTCATGCTCAAGATGGAccccagtgggaagctgctaccCATGGTCATCCAG ATCCAGCCTCCCAGCCCCATCTCCCCGACCCCCCCATTGTTCCTGCCCTCGGATCCTCCACTTGCCTGGCTCCTGGCAAAGACCTGGGTCCGAAATTCAGATTTCCAACTGCATCAGCTCCAGTACCATCTGCTCAACACCCATCTGCTGGCTGAGGTCATCGCTGTGGCCACCATGAGGTGCCTCCCAGGGCTGCACCCTGTCTTCAAG CTCCTGATGCCACACATCCGCTACACGATGGAAATCAACACCAGGGCACGGACTCAGCTCATCTCAGACGGAGGCATATTTGATAAA GCAGTGAGCACCGGTGGAGGGGGCCATGTGCACTTGCTCCGCCGGGCCCTGGCTCAGCTGACCTACCGCTCCCTCTGTCCTCTTGACGATCTGGCTGATCGCCGCCTGCTGGGAACCCCGGGTGCTCTCTACGCCTGTGATGCTTTACGGCTCTGGGAAATCACTGCCCG GTATGTGGAGGGGATTGTCCACCTCTTCTACCATGGGGACGACGTTGTAAAAGGGGACCCTGAGCTGCAGGCCTGGTGTCGGGAGATCACTGAGGTGGGGCTGCGCCAGGCCCAGGAGCGAG gcttccctgtctccttcCAGTCCCAGAATCAACTCTGCCATTTCCTTACCATGTGTGTCTTCACGTGCACTGCTCAGCATGGGGCCATCAACCAGGGCCAG GTGCCTCTGGGGCATCACAAAGAAAAGTATTTCTCAGACCCCAAGGCCAAATCTGTACTAAACCAATTCCAAACAGATCTGGAAAACTTGGAAAGGGAAATTACAGCCCGCAATGAGCAACTTGACCTGCCCTATGAATACCTAAAGCCCAGCCACATAGAGAACAGCGTCACTATTTGA
- the ALOX12 gene encoding polyunsaturated fatty acid lipoxygenase ALOX12 isoform X2, with product MGRYRILVATGASLFAGSHNRVQLWLVGARGETELELQLRPARGQKEEFEHEVPEDLGPLQFVKLRKHHSLVEDAWFCDRITVRGPGACEEAAFPCYRWVQGDGVLCLPEATARLAGNNALDVFQRHREKELKERHKIYRWATWKEGLPLTIAAGSEDDLPANMRFHEEKRLDFEWTLKAGALEMVLKRVYTLLSSWTSLEDFDLIFWGQKSPLAEKVHQCWRDDELFGYQFLNGANPMLLRRCTSLPSRLVLPSGMEELRAQLERELQNGSLFEADFILLDGIPANVIRGEKQYLAAPLVMLKMDPSGKLLPMVIQIQPPSPISPTPPLFLPSDPPLAWLLAKTWVRNSDFQLHQLQYHLLNTHLLAEVIAVATMRCLPGLHPVFKLLMPHIRYTMEINTRARTQLISDGGIFDKAVSTGGGGHVHLLRRALAQLTYRSLCPLDDLADRRLLGTPGALYACDALRLWEITARYVEGIVHLFYHGDDVVKGDPELQAWCREITEVGLRQAQERGFPVSFQSQNQLCHFLTMCVFTCTAQHGAINQGQLDWYAWVPNAPCTMRMPPPTTKEDVTMATVMGSLPDVRQACLQMAITWHLGRRQPDMVPLGHHKEKYFSDPKAKSVLNQFQTDLENLEREITARNEQLDLPYEYLKPSHIENSVTI from the exons ATGGGCCGCTACCGCATCCTCGTGGCCACCGGGGCCTCGCTCTTCGCCGGCTCGCACAACCGCGTGCAGCTGTGGCTGGTCGGGGCGCGCGGGGAAACGGAGCTGGAGCTGCAGCTGCGGCCGGCGCGGGGCCAG AAGGAGGAGTTTGAACACGAAGTTCCGGAGGACCTGGGGCCGTTGCAGTTCGTGAAGTTGCGCAAACACCACTCCCTGGTGGAGGACGCGTGGTTCTGCGACCGCATCACGGTGCGGGGCCCTGGAGCCTGCGAGGAGGCCGCGTTCCCGTGCTACCGCTGGGTGCAGGGTGACGGCGTGCTGTGCCTGCCAGAGGCCACCG CCCGCCTGGCAGGAAACAATGCATTGGACGTGTTCCAGAGACATCGAGAGAAGGAGCTGAAAGAAAGACATAAGATATACCG CTGGGCCACCTGGAAGGAAGGGTTACCTCTGACAATAGCTGCAGGCTCTGAAGACGATCTACCTGCAAATATGAGATTCCACGAGGAGAAGAGGCTGGACTTTGAGTGGACACTGAAGGCGGG GGCTCTGGAGATGGTCCTCAAACGTGTTTACACCCTCCTGAGCTCCTGGACCAGTCTGGAGGATTTTGATCTCATCTTCTGGGGCCAGAAGAGCCCCCTGGCTG AGAAGGTTCACCAGTGCTGGCGGGACGATGAGTTGTTTGGCTACCAGTTTCTCAATGGCGCCAACCCCATGCTGTTGAGACGCTGCACCTCTCTGCCCTCCCGGCTGGTGCTGCCCTCGGGGATGGAGGAGCTACGGGCCCAGCTGGAGAGAGAACTCCAG AACGGTTCCCTGTTTGAGGCTGATTTCATCCTCCTGGACGGAATTCCAGCCAATGTGATCCGAGGAGAGAAGCAGTACCTGGCTGCCCCCCTCGTCATGCTCAAGATGGAccccagtgggaagctgctaccCATGGTCATCCAG ATCCAGCCTCCCAGCCCCATCTCCCCGACCCCCCCATTGTTCCTGCCCTCGGATCCTCCACTTGCCTGGCTCCTGGCAAAGACCTGGGTCCGAAATTCAGATTTCCAACTGCATCAGCTCCAGTACCATCTGCTCAACACCCATCTGCTGGCTGAGGTCATCGCTGTGGCCACCATGAGGTGCCTCCCAGGGCTGCACCCTGTCTTCAAG CTCCTGATGCCACACATCCGCTACACGATGGAAATCAACACCAGGGCACGGACTCAGCTCATCTCAGACGGAGGCATATTTGATAAA GCAGTGAGCACCGGTGGAGGGGGCCATGTGCACTTGCTCCGCCGGGCCCTGGCTCAGCTGACCTACCGCTCCCTCTGTCCTCTTGACGATCTGGCTGATCGCCGCCTGCTGGGAACCCCGGGTGCTCTCTACGCCTGTGATGCTTTACGGCTCTGGGAAATCACTGCCCG GTATGTGGAGGGGATTGTCCACCTCTTCTACCATGGGGACGACGTTGTAAAAGGGGACCCTGAGCTGCAGGCCTGGTGTCGGGAGATCACTGAGGTGGGGCTGCGCCAGGCCCAGGAGCGAG gcttccctgtctccttcCAGTCCCAGAATCAACTCTGCCATTTCCTTACCATGTGTGTCTTCACGTGCACTGCTCAGCATGGGGCCATCAACCAGGGCCAG CTGGACTGGTATGCCTGGGTCCCTAATGCCCCTTGCACAATGCGGATGCCCCCACCCACCACTAAGGAAGATGTGACAATGGCCACAGTGATGGGCTCACTACCTGATGTCCGACAAGCCTGTCTTCAAATGGCCATCACATGGCATCTGGGTCGCCGTCAGCCAGACATG GTGCCTCTGGGGCATCACAAAGAAAAGTATTTCTCAGACCCCAAGGCCAAATCTGTACTAAACCAATTCCAAACAGATCTGGAAAACTTGGAAAGGGAAATTACAGCCCGCAATGAGCAACTTGACCTGCCCTATGAATACCTAAAGCCCAGCCACATAGAGAACAGCGTCACTATTTGA
- the ALOX12 gene encoding polyunsaturated fatty acid lipoxygenase ALOX12 isoform X4, producing MLGHQFKTLRATRRAPSFCRCDRGETHRASVRRQNEECCIERPGQPRLHKGPLLSYLHRITYPPPTPAKRPFLEPCYCLWVLVPQKEEFEHEVPEDLGPLQFVKLRKHHSLVEDAWFCDRITVRGPGACEEAAFPCYRWVQGDGVLCLPEATARLAGNNALDVFQRHREKELKERHKIYRWATWKEGLPLTIAAGSEDDLPANMRFHEEKRLDFEWTLKAGALEMVLKRVYTLLSSWTSLEDFDLIFWGQKSPLAEKVHQCWRDDELFGYQFLNGANPMLLRRCTSLPSRLVLPSGMEELRAQLERELQNGSLFEADFILLDGIPANVIRGEKQYLAAPLVMLKMDPSGKLLPMVIQIQPPSPISPTPPLFLPSDPPLAWLLAKTWVRNSDFQLHQLQYHLLNTHLLAEVIAVATMRCLPGLHPVFKLLMPHIRYTMEINTRARTQLISDGGIFDKAVSTGGGGHVHLLRRALAQLTYRSLCPLDDLADRRLLGTPGALYACDALRLWEITARYVEGIVHLFYHGDDVVKGDPELQAWCREITEVGLRQAQERGFPVSFQSQNQLCHFLTMCVFTCTAQHGAINQGQVWSAESPDP from the exons ATGCTAGGACATCAATTCAAGACACTGCGGGCCACGCGCCGGGCTCCCTCATTCTGCCGGTGCGATAGGGGTGAGACCCACCGCGCAAGCGTCCGGAGGCAGAACGAGGAATGCTGTATTGAGAGGCCTGGCCAACCGAGGCTACACAAAGGTCCCCTCCTCTCTTATCTCCACCGCATTACttaccccccacccaccccggcAAAACGGCCTTTCCTGGAACCCTGCTACTGTCTCTGGGTTCTGGTCCCACAGAAGGAGGAGTTTGAACACGAAGTTCCGGAGGACCTGGGGCCGTTGCAGTTCGTGAAGTTGCGCAAACACCACTCCCTGGTGGAGGACGCGTGGTTCTGCGACCGCATCACGGTGCGGGGCCCTGGAGCCTGCGAGGAGGCCGCGTTCCCGTGCTACCGCTGGGTGCAGGGTGACGGCGTGCTGTGCCTGCCAGAGGCCACCG CCCGCCTGGCAGGAAACAATGCATTGGACGTGTTCCAGAGACATCGAGAGAAGGAGCTGAAAGAAAGACATAAGATATACCG CTGGGCCACCTGGAAGGAAGGGTTACCTCTGACAATAGCTGCAGGCTCTGAAGACGATCTACCTGCAAATATGAGATTCCACGAGGAGAAGAGGCTGGACTTTGAGTGGACACTGAAGGCGGG GGCTCTGGAGATGGTCCTCAAACGTGTTTACACCCTCCTGAGCTCCTGGACCAGTCTGGAGGATTTTGATCTCATCTTCTGGGGCCAGAAGAGCCCCCTGGCTG AGAAGGTTCACCAGTGCTGGCGGGACGATGAGTTGTTTGGCTACCAGTTTCTCAATGGCGCCAACCCCATGCTGTTGAGACGCTGCACCTCTCTGCCCTCCCGGCTGGTGCTGCCCTCGGGGATGGAGGAGCTACGGGCCCAGCTGGAGAGAGAACTCCAG AACGGTTCCCTGTTTGAGGCTGATTTCATCCTCCTGGACGGAATTCCAGCCAATGTGATCCGAGGAGAGAAGCAGTACCTGGCTGCCCCCCTCGTCATGCTCAAGATGGAccccagtgggaagctgctaccCATGGTCATCCAG ATCCAGCCTCCCAGCCCCATCTCCCCGACCCCCCCATTGTTCCTGCCCTCGGATCCTCCACTTGCCTGGCTCCTGGCAAAGACCTGGGTCCGAAATTCAGATTTCCAACTGCATCAGCTCCAGTACCATCTGCTCAACACCCATCTGCTGGCTGAGGTCATCGCTGTGGCCACCATGAGGTGCCTCCCAGGGCTGCACCCTGTCTTCAAG CTCCTGATGCCACACATCCGCTACACGATGGAAATCAACACCAGGGCACGGACTCAGCTCATCTCAGACGGAGGCATATTTGATAAA GCAGTGAGCACCGGTGGAGGGGGCCATGTGCACTTGCTCCGCCGGGCCCTGGCTCAGCTGACCTACCGCTCCCTCTGTCCTCTTGACGATCTGGCTGATCGCCGCCTGCTGGGAACCCCGGGTGCTCTCTACGCCTGTGATGCTTTACGGCTCTGGGAAATCACTGCCCG GTATGTGGAGGGGATTGTCCACCTCTTCTACCATGGGGACGACGTTGTAAAAGGGGACCCTGAGCTGCAGGCCTGGTGTCGGGAGATCACTGAGGTGGGGCTGCGCCAGGCCCAGGAGCGAG gcttccctgtctccttcCAGTCCCAGAATCAACTCTGCCATTTCCTTACCATGTGTGTCTTCACGTGCACTGCTCAGCATGGGGCCATCAACCAGGGCCAGGTATGGAGTGCTGAAAGCCCAGACCCCTGA